CCGCGCTGTGCCTTTACACCAGCAAATACCTGCTTTTTCCCGAGCCGCTTAAAACACTCGCCAGAGTGACCGCGACGGACACGGAACTGACCGCCGAATTTTCCTCGGCCGGAGCGGTAACCGCCTACCACATTCCGCTTGCCGGGCTGAACGCCAGAATACAGCCGTACCGCGGCGAAACAGCCGGCCTGCTGTTCAGCTACCTGACCGTAGCCAGACCCGGCGCGGGCCCGAGTCTGGTCGGAGTGCAGCCGGATTCCGGATTTTCCGCGAATTTCAAAACCGCGCTGGGCGATTACGCGAAAACCAACTGGCTATGGAACAGCGAAAAAGTGCGGAAAAACGTGGCGGCGGCGGTGGAAACCATGCGCAAAAAAACACCCGGGCCGGAACTGCAGGCATGCGCGCCGAAAGCGGAAATCCGGCTCGCTTTTTCCCGCGCCTATCTTTCGAAATATATTGACGCGGTCGCCAGAAAGGATAAAACCGTTCTGGCCGCGTTTTCCAGGCCGGCGGTAACGTTCGTCTGCACCGGCCCGAACCACGGCAGCCAGCCGCCGCGCACCGTGCTCACGCTCGCAGCACTGCTCGACAGCTTCAAATAATACGCTTTGCCAGGCCGCGCGGACGCGCGCGGCTTTTGCCTTGCAATAAAACCATGAAACATATATTTTCTCTGGCCTCTGCGCTGCTGCTTTTTTCGCCCGGACTTTCCGCCGCCGTAGACTCCGGGCTGGACGTCCTGATCGCGCAGAACTTCAAACCGCTTGCCGGCAAACGGATCGGCCTGATCGCCAATCAGACCGCCGTGACAAAAGACGGCCGCCCGATAGCGGACGTTTTCGCCACCGCGCCCGGCATAACGCTCGCGGCGATATTCAGTCCGGAGCACGGTTTCTCCGGCTCCGCCGAGGGCGGCGCGCATGTGGCTGACTCAACTGACACGGCGCACGGCGTGAGAATTTACAGCCTGTACGGGAAAACGCGCCGGCCCGCGCCGGAAACGCTGAAAGGGCTCGACGCGCTGGTTTTCGATATCGCCGACGTGGGCGCGCGCTTCTACACCTATCTCACCACCATGGGTTACGCGCTTGAAGCGGCCGACAGAGCGGGACTGGAATTTTTCGTGCTTGACCGGCCAAACCCGGCCGGCGGAGCTATAGTGGAAGGCCCCGTGCTCGACCCCGCCATATCCGAATTCACCGCCTATTTCGCCGTGCCAGTCCGCCACGGTTTCACGCCCGGAGAAATGGCGTTGTTTCACGCCGCCGCCATGAAACTGAAAACCAGACCGCGGGTGATCGTAATGAAAGGCTGGAAGCGCCCGATGTTTTTCGCCGAGACCGGCTTGCGGTGGATCAATCCGTCCCCCAACATCCGCAACCCCGACGCCGCCATAATGTACAGCGGAACAGGCTGCTTTGAAGCGTCGAACCTGTCGGTCGGGCGCGGAACCGACAACCCGTTCATGTGGATAGGCGCACCGTGGTTCGATCCCGAAAAAACGATCGGGCCGGTCCTGCGGGAAAAACTGGACGGCGTGGAATTTAAAAAAGTCACGAAAACGCCCGCCGCCGATCTCTACGCCGGACAGGCCTGCCCCGGCATGGAATTGCGGATAACAGATAAAAACCTGCTGCGGCCTGTCGAGCTGTTCGTCGCCATCGCCTGCGCCCTGCGCGACACGGGCCAGCCGGTTGAATTCAGATGGTCCGGCATGAAAAATATGACCGGCAGCACCCGGTTTGAAGAACTTTACAAAACCGGCGCGTCCGCGCGGGACATCATGGCGGATTTCGACAGGTCGAACCGCGCATTCGTAAAAACCCGCAGAAAATATCTGCTCTATTAACATTCCGGCGTGGTCCGGGACGCGGTAGGCGGGCCGCACCGCGCCATGTTTTACAAAGGGCATGCGCGGCGGCGGTATATGCGCAGGACACTCAAGCGCGCAATCAAGCGTTGTCCTTATGCGGCAAACTGCCCGGCGCGCGCACCGGTATAAACCAATCTCCCGTTGCCGCGCAAAACCGGTCTAACCCGGCTCTTCAGCCAGGCCCGGCATGATTTCGCGTTTCCACAGCGCGGTTTTCTGAGCCGCGGAAAGTGTCGCGTAAGCGGGGCTGGTGGATGGCAGTTTCAAATACCGCAGCTTCCCGCAGTCAGGCCCCAGTGCCGGCAGGACATACCGGTTATAACAGGCCTGGGCTTTCGAGCCGTTAAAAAACACCGCCGTTATGCTTTTATGCGCGCGGAAAAAAGATTCAAAATCGTTCGCCCGCGCGGTTTTCATGTCAATGGCCGAATCGGCGCTGCCGCGCCGCGCGCAATAACCCAGCACATCCCATAGCGCAATGCGGTGCTTTTTCAAAAGCGCGAGCCGGGCGCGATATGACAGCGGGGCCCGCGCGCCCAGAATACACTCCATAACCGGCCAGAACGAATTGCGAGGATGCGCGTAGTACTGCCCGGCCCGAAGCGAAGCTTCGCCCGGCATGCTGCCCAGAATAAGCATTTTGGAACGGGCGTTGCAGACCGCCCCGAAACATTCCGCCATTTCACTTCGCTCCAGCCGCACGGCCCGCCCGATTTTGAGCAGCCGTAACTTTAAGCCGACGACGTCCTGGCCGACTCCGCCAAAAACGTTAAAACGCTATCGAATACTGGCCGGAAACGATCGTGCCGGACACATTTTCCAGAGCCTGCCTGCGCAGGCTCACACCCACGCCAAGCCGCTGGGTGCCGGAGAGGTTGTAATAAGCGGTCAGACCGCCGACAGCGCGGGCTTTTGTAACGGCGGGAGCGTCCTGTTCAAAAGCGCCCAGCGTGTCTATCGTGCCGGAATAACCGTTAAGATCGCTGCTGATGTCATATTCCAGTCCGCCGCCCGCCTCAAAACCAAACGCTTCGGATAATTGCCGTTTGGCGCGCACGCCCAGCAGAACTGTCGTCTGTTTCTGGGTTATTTTGTTGTAAGTGACGGGGAATGCGGCACCCGCCGTTTCGGTATAGGCGCGCCGCAGAACTTCCGTCCAGCGCAGACCGGCGTAGGGAATGGCGCTCCAGCCAGAACCGGTCTTGAAACCGTAGCTGGCTTCGCCTTGAAACCCGGTGCTGCAGAAAGTGCTGTCGCCTTTGCCGGCCTCGGTGTTGGACAGAACGCTCCGGGTGATGGAAACGTCCGCCTCGTTCGACGCTCCTGAAAGTTTCAGCTGCGGGCCAAGGCCGCTCCCGTTATCGCCAAGAACTACGAACCCGCCGAAAAGCGGCGTTTTTTTCGCGTCGAAATTATCGGGGTTGGTGGACGAGAAAACCAGATCAACAAAAAGCCCGGCCCGAAGCCGGGGGCTTAACCGGTAACCCGCTTTAAGGGTGGAAGCCGTCTGCGCCGCGTTTGCGGTTTCGTTTCCGGCATAATGCCAGCCGCTTACGGAAAGGCAGATCCCCCTTTTATCATAAAAACCGCAGTCGTAGTCAAGACTCTGCGCCAGCAGGAAATTCTTCAGGTTCAGCAGCGAATCGAGCTGCCGGCCGTTGTTCGCGATGGCGGTTTTCGTATTATCCACATCGGTCATCTGAGTGCGGTAGGCGAACGCGTGCCAGGCGGAATCCCCCGCGGTCTGGCTTTCGCCCACGATTACGGACCCGTCGGAAGAAACCGCCCGCGCCACGGAACCGCTGCCGCCGAGCGTGCCGATATCCGTCATCGTGCCGCTCACATATTTAAAGGCGTGCGACACGGCATCTCCGGGAATATTGCTTTCCCCCACTATAACACGGCCGTCGCCGGAAATGCCGCGCGCGCGGGAGACGGTGCCGCCCAGCGTGCCGATATCGGTCATGGAGCCGCCGGAATACTCGAACGCATGAACGGCGGTATTCCCGGTGATGGCGCTATAGCCCGCGAGCACGGCCCCGTCGTCGGACACCGCCATCGCATAAGCGTTTGAACCGCCGAGCGTGCCGATGTCGGTCATTACACCGCCGGAATGCCTGAAAGCGTGCCGGTCGCCGCCGGCTACCGCGCTGTACCCGGCAATGGTGGAGCCGTCGGCCGAAACGGCATACGCGGTGGAAAGAGTGCCGCCCAGCGTGCCCAGATCGGTCATGGAACCGCCGGCGTACCTGAACGCATGTATGCCGGCATCTCCGGTTGTCCAGCTTTCGCCCACTATTACCGACCCGTCGGAGGACGCATCCCAGGCGGCGGAACCGCTCCCGCCCAGCGTGCCCAGATCGGTCATTACGCCGCCGATGTATTTGAAAGCGCGGGAAACCGCGTCGCCCGCAATGTCGCTATAGCCCACCGTAACGGTTCCGTCAGCCGAAATCCCCAATGCGTACGAATCGGAGCCGCCGAGCGTGCCGATATCCGTCATCGTGCCGTTGGCGTAACTGAACGCGTGGGTGTTTCCGCCGGCAATCACGGTTTCTCCAACAACAATCCGCCCGTCTGCTGAAACATTGCGGGAAATCGAATTGCCGGCGCCCAGCGCGCCAAGATCCTCAAATTCCGCAGCTTTCGCCAGCTTTGACACGCACAGCACCGCAGTCAGCAGCGCCAACAATTTCAAGCAGCGGCAAGAACGGCGCGACAGTATTCCTCTGGACATAGCTTCTCCTGAACAATGGTTTGCATAAAAAATCACATAAATATAGCATTTTAAAAGCCGCTGGTCATTTCAGGCAGTCAAGACGCCGTTTTGCATAACGTGTTTATAAAAGATAATATGTAACACGTTGAATCAGTCCGCCGCAAAGGAAAGGCAATGAAACAAAAACTTTTCGCAAGAAAATCCATACATGACCTGATGTGCCAATCGTCAGACGAAAAGCACTCGCTCAAACGGGTGCTCGGCCCGCTTGATCTGACCATGATAGGAGTGGGCGGCATTATCGGAGCCGGCATTTTCGTGCTGACCGGGCAGGCCGCCGCGCAGTACGCGGGGCCGGCCATAATCATTTCCTTTATCATATCTGCCGTCGCCTGCGCGTTCGCGGGCCTGTGCTATGCGGAATTCGCCTCGATGATCCCGATAGCGGGCAGCGCGTATACTTACGCCTACGCCACGATGGGCGAGTTTGTGGCCTGGGTGATCGGCTGGGATCTGGTGCTGGAATACCTGTTCGCCGCGTCAACGGTATCGGTAGGCTGGTCTGGCTATGTGGTAAGCTTTTTAAAGGATGTGGGCCTGCAGCTTCCGCCCCAGCTGATCGCCGCGACCGGGACAAAACTTGTTGAAGTGCCCGGACAGGGCTGGCAGACGCTGACCGCCGAACTGGCAAAAACCCTTTCCGCGACCGGGATAAACGCGGACGCGCTGCCTCATGTTTCCGCGTTGTTCAATCTGCCGGCCATGCTGATAATAGCGGCCATCACCTGGCTGCTGGTGCGCGGCATAAAGGAATCCGCCAAATTCAACGACGCGATAGTGCTGGTGAAAGTGGGCGTGGTTCTGCTGTTCATAATATTCGGAGCGGCTTATATAGTGCCGTCCAACTGGCAACCGTTCATTCCGCCCAATACGGGCGAATGGGGCCATTTCGGGTGGAGCGGCATCATGCGCGGCGCGGGTGTCATTTTCTTCGCCTACATAGGTTTTGACGCGGTTTCGACAACGGCGCAGGAAGCGAAAAATCCGCAGAAGGATATGCCTGTGGGCATACTGGCTTCGCTGGGTGTCTGCACGGTTCTTTACATAGCGGTGGCGCTGGTTCTTACCGGCATCGTCAAGTACAACCTGCTGCTGGTGCCGGACCCCATGGCTGTCGGCGTGGACACCGCGGGACAGGGGCTTTACTGGCTGAGGCCGTTCGTCAAACTGGGCGCGATAGCGGGCCTCAGTTCGGTTGTGCTGGTAATGTTGATGGGCCAGCCGCGCATATTCTTTTCGATGGCGAATGACGGGCTTCTGCCTGAAGTCTTCCGGCGCGTGCACCCGGTTCACAAAACGCCGCACATCACCACAATCCTGACCGGCGCAGTGGCCGCCATTATCGCCGCGATGCTGCCGATCAATATTTTAGGGGAACTGGTTTCCATCGGCACACTGTTCGCTTTCGCGATAGTGTGCGTAAGCGTGCTGGTGCTGCGGTATAAAAACCCCGAACTGGAACGTCCCTTCAAAACGCCTTTCGTACCGCTTGTGCCTATTCTTGGCGCGCTGGCCGCGCTGGCGCAGATGGCGTCGCTGCCGTTTGATACCTGGCTGCGGCTCATTATCTGGATGGCGATAGGCTTCGTCATTTATTTCAGCTACGGCATAAAACACAGCGGACTCAGAGCCTGCTCCCCGCCCGGCAAGTAAGTGGGATTTTTAAATGAAAAGCGCGGCGCAAGCCGTGCCCTTATGTCAAAATCAGCCGGCTGATCCGGCAGGGCCCAACCGCACCATGGGACTTTTATCACTGTACAGTCAGGCGCAAGGGTGATAAACTGTTATGAGTGAGACTGGTCTTTTGCACAAGCCAATTGAAGTGCTCGGGAGAGAATAAAATGAAAAAACTGATTTATCTGGCATTAATGGCGATGATGTTCCCCTGCCTGGCTGCCGCTGCGGAAGCAGAGCTGGCGGCTTCCGCTCCGAAAGAGCTTTCGGTTTTCTTTAAGCAGACGGCGCATTTTGCCGTCCCCGGCGCAAGCGCGGGACTGGAAGCGGATGTCACGAAAGCCAACATGAAGAAACTGGTTCAGAACAACAACCTGCAAGTCATCAAGCATGGCGCACGGCTTTACGCTATCTCGGTCACCAGCGGCGAAACCCCGGAAACCGTGATCGAAACATTGAAACGGAGCAACATAGTCATGTCGGCCTGCGTGCGCACCAGAACCAGCTACCGCAGACTGATTACCGTGGTGTTTAAAAAAACCGTAACGGTGGAAACCGATAACGGGCTTTCGTTCAAAGCGCAAGTCAACGATGACGAAAAAGCCGGCCTGCTTGCCAAATACGGCCTGTGCATTACCGACGCGTACAACGCCGAAACCTTTGCCGCCGTAGTGCCGCAGGGCCAGACCGGCGCGGATATCGCAACCCAGCTGGCGAATGAACCGCTTGTCAGCCGCGCTTCGGCTCAACAGTAATTCCTTGAAATGAAAAAATCCCCTTCTCTTCCGGGAAGGGGATTTTTGCGTTTAAAACCCGGCAGTTACGGATCAGCCTGTTTCTGCGCCAGGCTGAAACAGGCCCATAGCGCCGCAAGCAGAACAGCCGCGTGCAGAAATTCCGCATGAAAAGTAAGCCGCAGCATAAAAGGCGTGAAACTTCCCACCCCCGCATAGTTGACTAAATTCATCAGTATCGCGCAAAACAGCAAACCCGCGCGCGCCGAACCGCGCACCATGAAAAGCCAGCCGCTGAGCCAAAAAACCGCCATTATGAAAAACCAGTAATAAAGCGGGGTGCCGGCGAGCAGTTTATAGACCAGCAGCTTAATATAGGCCGCCGGCCTGTGCATGAGGATTTTTTTAGCGATTTTCATGCCGAGCGCGTCCTCATGCAGCAGACACGCGTCCGCGCCGGCCCCGGCGGGACAATAGGCGGCAAGCGAGGGCACCACAATGTCCCATACCACCGGATTAAACACGCCGGTAGAAAAACTCGCGTATGCGGCAACGCCAAGCCCGCCAAAATCCGCCGCGCGCATGCCCGCCGCTTTAACCTTGCCGTACAGATCCTCAAACGCCGCGCGCTCAGCCGGATCGGAAAACAGGGCGGCGGCTGAATCGTCCGACAGAAATAGCGCGTTCATCGCCGCATGATAACCCAGCCCCGGACACGGTTTGAAAATCCCGTGCCGCGCATAGTTGTAAACCCGCCCGAACAACGCGCTCGCGCCAAACGACAACACAAGCGCGCCCAGCAGAACAAGCGTCCTGCGCGCGTTGCGGGCGGAACAATATTCGGCCGCCACAATCGCCGCGGCGGAAAGCGGCATGAACAAAAACTGCGGCTTGATCAGAACGGAACCGCAACCCAGACAGACAAACGCCGCCAGCCACCGCGCGTCTTTCAGCGCCAGCCCCCGGCAAAGACACAGCGCCGCGAACAGAAACAGCGCGTAAGCTGCGGCCTCCGTCATGATCTGCGCGCCGATAAACCCTCCGCTGAACGGCAGCAGCGGCCATAGCAGAACAAGGTAGACCAGCATGAAAAACAAATCCGAAAGCCCGAACCTGCGCCTGATTTCAGCCGCCAGCCCGATAACGGCCGCCAACACCGCCGCCGTCTGGAAAATCACAACGGCACGCAGGAAATGCGCCGGAACAAGCAGCTTGAAAAAAGCTATCAGCAGCGGATAGACCGGCGCGCGCAGGAAGGAATCCCCGATATAACCCGCGGAATCGGGCGTAAGCGTCACCCGCATAAACGACAAAATCAAAAACAGCGCCGCATTGAACAACGCAAACGCCAGCAGCTTTTTATTCCGCCATACATTATCGAGCATGCGCATATGATATCAATTTGAACGCCGGATCCGCATCCTCCCTCGCGCCGCATTTACCGGACAAGGCCATATTTAGGATAATATAAGCCATGCAACAGTTGCCGATCCTGCAAAACGCGGACGCGATACTCAAGGCGGCTAAAACCCGCCGCCTTGTGATTTCCTCGCCGCCCGGCTCTGGAAAATCCACAAAAGTGCCGCAGCTGCTTCTGGACAGCGGCTCGCAAAAAGGCCGCATAGCGGTGCTTCAGCCGCGCCGGATAGCCGCGCGCCTGCTTGCCGAACGGGTGGCGCGGGAACGCGGCGGCGGGCTCGGAGGCGAAGTGGGATACCGCGTGCGGTTTGACGACAGAACCGGCCCCGGCACCCGCATCATCTATGAAACCGAAGGGATTTTGCTGCGCGAACTGATAACGGATCCGGCTCTAAAAAACTACTCCGCCATAATACTTGACGAATTTCACGAGCGGCACATCCACGGCGACCTTGCCCTGGCGGCCTGCCTCGCGCTTCAGAAAAGCGCCCGGCCGGACCTGCTGGTGGCAGTAATGTCGGCCACGCTGGATGAAAAACCGCTCGCGAGATATCTCGGGCCGTGTGAAATAATACAGGCGCAGGGCCGCAGCTATCCGGTGGAAATCAGCTATTGCGACAGCGCGGCCGCCAGACTGCCGGTGTGGGACTCCGCCGCCGAAACCTGCGCCCGCCTCAGCGCAGCCGCCGGCGGACACACCCTGATATTCATGCCCGGCGCGTATGAAAT
The nucleotide sequence above comes from Elusimicrobiaceae bacterium. Encoded proteins:
- a CDS encoding DUF1343 domain-containing protein; amino-acid sequence: MKHIFSLASALLLFSPGLSAAVDSGLDVLIAQNFKPLAGKRIGLIANQTAVTKDGRPIADVFATAPGITLAAIFSPEHGFSGSAEGGAHVADSTDTAHGVRIYSLYGKTRRPAPETLKGLDALVFDIADVGARFYTYLTTMGYALEAADRAGLEFFVLDRPNPAGGAIVEGPVLDPAISEFTAYFAVPVRHGFTPGEMALFHAAAMKLKTRPRVIVMKGWKRPMFFAETGLRWINPSPNIRNPDAAIMYSGTGCFEASNLSVGRGTDNPFMWIGAPWFDPEKTIGPVLREKLDGVEFKKVTKTPAADLYAGQACPGMELRITDKNLLRPVELFVAIACALRDTGQPVEFRWSGMKNMTGSTRFEELYKTGASARDIMADFDRSNRAFVKTRRKYLLY
- a CDS encoding DNA-deoxyinosine glycosylase, with amino-acid sequence MAECFGAVCNARSKMLILGSMPGEASLRAGQYYAHPRNSFWPVMECILGARAPLSYRARLALLKKHRIALWDVLGYCARRGSADSAIDMKTARANDFESFFRAHKSITAVFFNGSKAQACYNRYVLPALGPDCGKLRYLKLPSTSPAYATLSAAQKTALWKREIMPGLAEEPG
- a CDS encoding autotransporter domain-containing protein, which encodes MSRGILSRRSCRCLKLLALLTAVLCVSKLAKAAEFEDLGALGAGNSISRNVSADGRIVVGETVIAGGNTHAFSYANGTMTDIGTLGGSDSYALGISADGTVTVGYSDIAGDAVSRAFKYIGGVMTDLGTLGGSGSAAWDASSDGSVIVGESWTTGDAGIHAFRYAGGSMTDLGTLGGTLSTAYAVSADGSTIAGYSAVAGGDRHAFRHSGGVMTDIGTLGGSNAYAMAVSDDGAVLAGYSAITGNTAVHAFEYSGGSMTDIGTLGGTVSRARGISGDGRVIVGESNIPGDAVSHAFKYVSGTMTDIGTLGGSGSVARAVSSDGSVIVGESQTAGDSAWHAFAYRTQMTDVDNTKTAIANNGRQLDSLLNLKNFLLAQSLDYDCGFYDKRGICLSVSGWHYAGNETANAAQTASTLKAGYRLSPRLRAGLFVDLVFSSTNPDNFDAKKTPLFGGFVVLGDNGSGLGPQLKLSGASNEADVSITRSVLSNTEAGKGDSTFCSTGFQGEASYGFKTGSGWSAIPYAGLRWTEVLRRAYTETAGAAFPVTYNKITQKQTTVLLGVRAKRQLSEAFGFEAGGGLEYDISSDLNGYSGTIDTLGAFEQDAPAVTKARAVGGLTAYYNLSGTQRLGVGVSLRRQALENVSGTIVSGQYSIAF
- a CDS encoding amino acid permease, whose protein sequence is MKQKLFARKSIHDLMCQSSDEKHSLKRVLGPLDLTMIGVGGIIGAGIFVLTGQAAAQYAGPAIIISFIISAVACAFAGLCYAEFASMIPIAGSAYTYAYATMGEFVAWVIGWDLVLEYLFAASTVSVGWSGYVVSFLKDVGLQLPPQLIAATGTKLVEVPGQGWQTLTAELAKTLSATGINADALPHVSALFNLPAMLIIAAITWLLVRGIKESAKFNDAIVLVKVGVVLLFIIFGAAYIVPSNWQPFIPPNTGEWGHFGWSGIMRGAGVIFFAYIGFDAVSTTAQEAKNPQKDMPVGILASLGVCTVLYIAVALVLTGIVKYNLLLVPDPMAVGVDTAGQGLYWLRPFVKLGAIAGLSSVVLVMLMGQPRIFFSMANDGLLPEVFRRVHPVHKTPHITTILTGAVAAIIAAMLPINILGELVSIGTLFAFAIVCVSVLVLRYKNPELERPFKTPFVPLVPILGALAALAQMASLPFDTWLRLIIWMAIGFVIYFSYGIKHSGLRACSPPGK